Below is a genomic region from Halictus rubicundus isolate RS-2024b chromosome 11, iyHalRubi1_principal, whole genome shotgun sequence.
TTAAGCCTTGCTCCTGTTTTTTTCAAACTCATGACAACGTCTACTAACAACTGGATGTTAATTAAGATTATTAAACTGGTAAGTGAAtgcattatttattaaattagtgAAAGTACGGTGAAACAGATTGATGAAAATGTAGGCTCACTGTTATGACATTGGTTAACATGAGCTGAGTAATATTGGTCTTGTTTCACATGCTCAGTTCTCCACTATAACACTGATTGAGCCAAAAATGGGTCGGCGACTCACTCAACCTCTAATTGACCTGATTTCAAGGTTCTCGTACTAGTCGATTATTTTTTCTAATATACTGAAGTCATAGATGTTAGTCGTGTAGAGTGCGTTAGTAGCATATGTCTTTGTAAgctatatttactttatatgtTGTGCGAATTCTTTatagatatacatacatatatatatatatatattgagtcttgttatatttattagattacaattatatttacaGTTTGGTGCATTGACACCTCTAGAACCTAGGCTTGGCAAAAAATTAATAGAACCCCTTACGAATTTGATACACAGGTATTTAATcatgtatttttattaacataCTGCACTCGTAGATTTGATTAATGCTTCTAAAATAGCTTCAATTTCACTCCTACGCATAAAGAAATTTACTTTTTGATTTCTCATGTTCATGTTTCGTTGCTATAATTAAATGAATACGAATGCATTAGTTAAATTTTTTACGTAATTATTAagcaaattaatttattattaatattttgtattacTGGTTTTTAGTACATCAGCAATGTCCCTGTTGTACGAATGTATCAACACAGTGATAGCTGTATTAATTTCCATTTCATCGGGCATGCCGAATCATTCTGACTCAATACTGTTATGCGTCCAAAAGCTGAGGATATTGATAGAAGATTCTGATCAGAATCTAAAATACCTGGGACTGTTGGCCATGTCGAAAATTTTAAAGACTCATCCGAAAAGCGTGCAGGCCCACAAGGACCTCATAATGCAATGCTTGGACGACAAAGATGAAAGTATAAGACTGCGTGCCTTGGATTTGTTATATGGTATGGTTTCGAAGAAGAACCTAATGGAGATAGTTAGGAAATTAATGGTGCACATGGATAAAGCTGAGGGCACGGCTTACCGCGACGAGTTACTCTCGAAGATTATCCAGATTTGTTCTCAGAATAATTATCAATTTGTTACTTACTTCGAATGGTAAAACAAtgacatatgtatatgtaccgGGCACCCCATTTgaagtttttaaattatttcccAAACTATAGCTTGTTATAAGAAATATTTCAGGTAAAACTTACTTTGTTTCGGGGGAGACATCTTATGGTGGTGACAAATCTTCTGTAGATGTGCTTCCGTCTAGCTAAGCTAACTTTTGAACGACACTAAATGACCTGGAATGGCTTTGGAGAACGAAAGTGTTATAGATCAGTGAATTCGTCTCAGGATAGGCAACACGCTTACCTAAATAAATACATACAGTTTCGTATGAAAAAGCACAGAGTACTTCGCTTAGAGAAGATTTGCAACCACCATAAGATATGTCCTCCGAAACAGagtaagttttatttgaaatattttttacaacaagCTACAATTTGGGAATTAATTGCGTGCGAAACTTCAAATGGTGCACCCTGAATGTCATAGAATAACGATGTACAGCTTAGTGCTTAACTGTACTTGAAATTTCCAGGTACATATCCGTACTGGTCGAGCTCACTAGAATGGAAGGAACAAAGCACGGACCACTAGTAGCAACTCAATTGCTTGACGTAGCAATTCGTGTACAAGCCATACGAAAGTATGCAGTTCAACAATGTGCCTTATTGCTGGAGAACTCTTATCTTCTGACAGGACAACCCAGAGCGACAATGTCCGAGGTTTTGTACGCAGCCGCATGGATCTGCGGAGAATTTTCCAGGTATAGTCACACACCGttaacatatatgtatatcatcGATatcataattaataatacgtaATTGCATTAACAGCGAACTAGAAGATCCTTTAGCAACGTTACAATCAATGTTACGATCGCAAGCTTCGAGTCTGCCGGGACACATCCAAGCTGTTTACGTTCATAACATTCTGAAACTTGCTACAGCCACGTTGTGTAGAGCTGAGAAGGAAGAAGACACTGAAACGATGGTTCAGGTATACCGATATTTTACAGTAATTGTTTGTGTTAAAAATAATgcgaattttctattttatagaTTTACGAACTGAAAGATAAAATAGCAGCTTTTGTGTGCAGCGGGGACTTAGAAGTGCAGGAAAGATCTAGCTCTGCAATGGTAATGCTTGAATGCTTGAAAGAGAGTCCCGGCTTGGCGCAGGAGCTGATGGATGCCTTTGAGGGAGAGCTTAACCCTGTTGCTCCCAAAGCGCAAAGAAAGGTATCGATTAATTAACGGGACCCAGTATTTGATGAGTAGAAATAAGCTTGTGCTTTGTAGGTTCCAATTCCTGAGGACCTGGACCTGGATTCTTGGATCAATGATCCTCCGTCAGAGAGTTCCGACTCGGAAGATTTGGATATGAatgatattttcattaagaCAGAGAAAACTAGTGATTCCTACTCCAGGCGAGACTTTAACGAACCTTCGGCAGAGGAGCTTCAAAAGCGCAGAGAAGCTAGGAAATTGGAGCAACAAAATAATCCGCACTATCTGAAAGGATCATTCAAGAACTCTACATCGTACCATAATTCATCAAACATTTACGAAGAGTTTGATAACATTCCTGTTGCGGAGTTGGATATTCCAGTGGCTCTAAAAGTTAACAATCACAAGAGGTACAAAGTGCATggcaagaaaaagaagaaatctaAGAAAAGtatgttttatttttatgttattataTTAGGTTGATGCATATGAAGTGTTCGATTTTAGAATACAAATATAATAAACCCTTTTGATCTAGAAATACCATTTATAGTTTACAGTCTTATTATACCATTTTAAGCTAAAAAGCTGATCTTTAATTTGTAATTCGTTGACAGAATATTAAAAATCAGACATCTCATATGCAACCACCTAatacaaaattacgattttgTATTAATTATGAATGTTCAATAGGTAAAAAATCAGCTTCGGAGGATGAGCAAGACGATTATCCTGTCCAAGTAGTGAACACCGGTGTAGGTGAATTACCACCAGGCGCAGAGGTCAGCGACAGCGATGATTATGACCTAGTGGACGCGAATGATCCACACAGAGCTTTAAATATCGATCTAGATATGCCTTTGAGGGAAGACGAAAGGTTACCAGTGCTAGAACATAGGATTATCGAAAATAATATGAAACAAGAAGGGGATGTTGATGttaaagagaagaagaaagaaaaagtaaTTGTCTATTCTCTTTtgtttattttaatgtaatgAGATGATAgtttataaaatgttataaatcgTTTAGGGTCACAAAAAGTCGAAAAAGAAGGTCAAGATGGTTAAAGAGGTCAAAGTGAAGGAACAGTTGGTGATGACCGATATGTGGttggaaaacgacttttcctCAGAAAAAATTCCGTCTCCGATCACTAACGAGTACACAGAGGTGTTTGGCGAGAAGGATGCAGAGCAGAAAAACACTAAGCGTAAAAAATCAAAAAGCCAGGAGAAGCATAAAAAGTCTGAAGACAGCTCAAAGCATCGAAAATCAAAGAAGACCAAAAGTAAAAAGGAGAAGAAATTGTCAAACTACGACAACATAACCGGAATCTCAACCCCATCGAAGGAAATCTTGCCAGATCTGAGGTTTAACAATGAAGAAAATACAGCTCTGGTGCAACCACTGTCTTTGTACGAATTGTTAGCTAAAGACGAAGCGCTCACTATGATGTACGATGTAAAGCAGATACCTCACGAGACAACTAAACTAATAGCTTCGATACTCATTACAAATAATTCTCCGAAAGTTATGAAGGACTTAGTTTTTAACGTTCCAGATACTTCTTCACTGAAAGTAATTAGAAATGTAAGTTGGATATGATACATAATTATGTATTTATTATGGGTGCGCaacatgtattatttttttttttagaacaaaGACAAATTTGGCATTTTTGTGCCATTTGAACTGCCTCCCCAAGCCAGCGAAGAGACAGAGTTCACTATTTCAATTAAGGATGTAACTTTTGCTCAGAACCTAAGTGGCACGCTTACATACGTGTTAGAAAGCGAAGCAAAAGTCTGTCATACAGTTGATTTCGTTATGCATTTGATGTGTAGCAAGTTTATGGTTGGCCACCTGTCGCATAGAGATATATTGACCGAATTACTCAAGAGCGATCAGCTCAAGCACCAAATTAAAACGCAAGTTAGTCTCTTTCAAGACTTTGGTATGATTCTAAGTTTAATTCGTAGTAGGTGTAACCTGACTCTTGTGGAGCAAATTGAAAACACTGCGTCCCTTTATGGACATTCTCTGAAAGGACATCATGTGTGccttttattaaaatataatgtGAGTGTACATATACAGGACGAGTTTCGTAGCATGACGACTTCAaataactcgtaagttatttgTTGTACGAACAAAATTTTCAAACACATGTTACTTGGTTTCCAGAGGCACATACAGTGGTGTAATCTGTTTTTTGTTACTTTGTTTTTTTATCGAGATCTGAGAGTCACCTTTAGTTTTTTTTACATGAAAtgccaaaatatttttttcctcgaATTCGGATAAAGCAccaaattctgcgtaaaaaaatgtttcaccaAGTAGGGCTTAACATTAATAATTTGAGATATTCTCAaacttatttcatttttaaacatTAATAGAGTTACAAGTTATTTGAAGTTGTTATGTTACAAGACACCCTGTGTAATTGAACTATAAAATAGGTAAATTTACTTATAAAACGATGTGTGTTTGTTTATTGCAGAAATCATCAGGCAATTTGGTAATCGAAGGTAAAGGCGACAATAATCAGTTACTGTCCGGGATCACCGAAGAGATTCTGAGGGTTCTAACATAATGTCTGACTTGTGCAATGAAGCGTTTGTATTCTACAATTCCTATCACTGCAGTCATGTTCATTGTATTACTCAACTAGTAAGGCGAACACATCTGACAGTACATTTAAAGGCTATAGAAAATTTGTTTGCGaacttataaaatattttcagagaGGACACTTATCTAAGCTCTACGTCTAATTTATATGATAACGGATATACATTTGAATGTACACAtttatgtgtatatgtataaaatatgacACTCGATGCGTGGAATACGTTTACTATTCAGGAATTGAAGACATCAGAATGAAAGTAGTTCGTTTCGTTCGTGCACACTTTCGATTTACAATGTGCAATAATAAGGTAGTAGAAAGTGagtggaatatttttttaattctcttgGCGACGCTTTACATAAGAGTCTCATTTATGTAATTAATTGTCTGTAAATATCGTCTCAGAATTTTCAAAGTATTTTCAATTCGGTCTTCAGCATTGATTAAATCAGGCTTTTATATAAATGTAAGATGTGTATAGTAATTAAAGTATTCGATTATCTTGGCAAAGCGAAGACAAAGCACACATGCacgtgaaatattatttttaagagTATTCTTGTATAATATTGtaatagaaaaattacaaattctgtccaaatatatatatatatatatatatacatatattgtatacaAGATATTTGAGCAAACTGGGATCATATCTGTTGTGTTTTTTATTACGTGACAAAATTACTCAGAACAAAATTATATTGTTTCAAGTGGCACATGTATTGGTGAAAGGCATCTTCTGTCACGAtcatttatttacaaaatgtgcTACTATATATGCTCCTTGAAAGagagtgtaactttgtcctgaGAAGTTTTTTTATGCAGTCGTAAATAAAACAGGTGTGATCTCATTTAGTTGAGGCATCTTGTATTAATagttatatatatgtataatatatataaataaattagaaCCCGACTACTTTGTACACTGATATCTTCAATTTTATGTTACTAGGAGATtgctattataattatatattgttGAATTCCTCCTTATATTGTAAGATACACTGCGAAATGTGTGAATGTACATCGATGTTTCTCAGCGGAGTGTATACTTCCTGCATGTGTAATGAGTTTGTAATATCAATAATTTAATAAGCATAAGGATTAAGCATATAAATACGCAGAACCGTAATACACGAAACACCAAATGTAAATAGCTGACACTTGTATCCTATACTgataaacaatattttcattttaaatatcTTCCAAATACGGATTTTATTTACATAAAAAAGCATCTTTTGTTAGCAGAATTTTTTCTCATGTAAAACATCGAATTTTCCCTTCTTTTTCAttgttataatatttggaaAAGATGCTTTCTGCTTTCTCTTATACTTGTGCCAAAAGCAATTAATTAATCAGTAACGAATTTCGGTTTCCAAGCGTAACATAGAATGAGTATAATGTTAATCCTTTAGTTTATACTTGCATTTACACatattattaaacatattatcagttcattgaaacaaaaaatgtttcacaTTGTTTGTAGTTTATGTATAATAATGTTTACGATATTCGTTTctacgaataataataataataataatctgttACATTTATTCATAGAAAATTTTCTTACTCTTTGTACTTGCTATATGAAAAAAAGAGAATAGAATTATccgttgaaaatatattttatgtaacaaattcttttttttaattttattgagaaaGCTATAAATAtgatgtaatttttaatatcattGCATTACATCTGAAAAATAATTGGTATATGTTAGAAAAAAAACTacgaaatattttgttttatttcataGTAGGTGGAAATGATTTAAATACttgataataattttattttttaaataaaattttttaaaatgtggaattaaagagtttaaaaatttaaatgaaccGTGCAtcaaagtccaataattttgcTTATTTCGCGGTTGTGTGATGCTTCAAATCTATTGTTAAGTAATATATCTTTAAAGAATATATTGTTTCGAATTTCGTATAGTTACAAAGCGACTCcacaatgaataaattaatttgtatagCAAAAAAAGTTTTGTGTTTTTAAAACATCACCTTCTG
It encodes:
- the Garnet gene encoding adaptor-related protein complex 3, delta 1 subunit-like garnet, whose translation is MALRKVKGNFERMFDKNLTDLVRGIRNNKENEAKYIAQCIEEIKQELRQDNVAVKANAVAKLTYLQMLGYDISWAGFNIIEVMSSAKFTYKRIGYLAASQSFHADTELLMLTTNMIRKDLNSQNQYDAGLALSGLSCFISSDLARDLVNDIMTLLTSTKPYLRKKAVLMMYKVFLRFPEALRPAFPRLKEKLEDPDSGVQSAAVNVVCELARKNPKNYLSLAPVFFKLMTTSTNNWMLIKIIKLFGALTPLEPRLGKKLIEPLTNLIHSTSAMSLLYECINTVIAVLISISSGMPNHSDSILLCVQKLRILIEDSDQNLKYLGLLAMSKILKTHPKSVQAHKDLIMQCLDDKDESIRLRALDLLYGMVSKKNLMEIVRKLMVHMDKAEGTAYRDELLSKIIQICSQNNYQFVTYFEWYISVLVELTRMEGTKHGPLVATQLLDVAIRVQAIRKYAVQQCALLLENSYLLTGQPRATMSEVLYAAAWICGEFSSELEDPLATLQSMLRSQASSLPGHIQAVYVHNILKLATATLCRAEKEEDTETMVQIYELKDKIAAFVCSGDLEVQERSSSAMVMLECLKESPGLAQELMDAFEGELNPVAPKAQRKVPIPEDLDLDSWINDPPSESSDSEDLDMNDIFIKTEKTSDSYSRRDFNEPSAEELQKRREARKLEQQNNPHYLKGSFKNSTSYHNSSNIYEEFDNIPVAELDIPVALKVNNHKRYKVHGKKKKKSKKSKKSASEDEQDDYPVQVVNTGVGELPPGAEVSDSDDYDLVDANDPHRALNIDLDMPLREDERLPVLEHRIIENNMKQEGDVDVKEKKKEKGHKKSKKKVKMVKEVKVKEQLVMTDMWLENDFSSEKIPSPITNEYTEVFGEKDAEQKNTKRKKSKSQEKHKKSEDSSKHRKSKKTKSKKEKKLSNYDNITGISTPSKEILPDLRFNNEENTALVQPLSLYELLAKDEALTMMYDVKQIPHETTKLIASILITNNSPKVMKDLVFNVPDTSSLKVIRNNKDKFGIFVPFELPPQASEETEFTISIKDVTFAQNLSGTLTYVLESEAKVCHTVDFVMHLMCSKFMVGHLSHRDILTELLKSDQLKHQIKTQVSLFQDFGMILSLIRSRCNLTLVEQIENTASLYGHSLKGHHVCLLLKYNKSSGNLVIEGKGDNNQLLSGITEEILRVLT